From the genome of Silvibacterium dinghuense:
GTGCGCCAGAGGGAGGTCCGGGCGGACCACCCTCTGGCGGTCTGGGAGCTGGGCCGGGTGGAAACAATATGTCTCTGGCGCCGTTCTATCCCAAGGACACGACGAACCATGTGTCGTTCTGCCGTATCGCCGCGACACTGAAGCCGAGCGGAGACTCGAATATCAAGGTCGAGGTGTGGATGCCGGTTACCGGCTGGAACGGCAAGATGATGGGCGCCGGTGATTTCGGCTGGGCCGGACACATCATGTATGCTGGCCTGCTCGTGGCTCTCGAGCACGGATACGCAGCTGTGAGCACAGATACCGGGCATGATGAGTCGCTCGACAACGGGGCCTTCGCGCTCGACCATCCAGACAAGATGATTGACTACGGCTATCGCGCGGCGCACAACATGACCGTCTACGCGAAGCAGGTTATCCAGGCCTTCTACGGCAGGCCCGCGGCGCACGCCTATTGGTTTGGATGTTCGCTGGGCGGCCAGATGGGCATGACGGAGATTCAGCGTTTTCCCGAGGACTACGACGGAGCCATCATCGGCGCACCTGCGAATCCCATCGTTGATCTGAACTTCTACCAGATCTGGCCGTCGCTGCTCATCGCGCAGAATCCTGCCCGACAGCTTGGCCGCGACAAGGCCAACATGCTTGCGGCTGCGGTCATGGCCAAATGCGATGCGCTTGACGGCGCTAAGGATGGAGAGATCGAGAATCCCCTCGCCTGCGACTTCGACCCTGCCACGCTGCTGTGCAAGGGCGCGGACGACGGCAAGTGTCTTACCGCCCCGCAGCTTGAGTTTGTGCAGATGCTCTACGCAGGCCCAGTCGACTCGAAGGGGCGCAAGCGGCACACCGGCGCGGCCAAGGGCACCGAGGCATCCTTCGGCGGCTATACAGCCGACAGCGCCATGGGAGTCGCTACGGCGCTCTTCAAGTACATGATCTTTCAGAATCCGAACTGGGATTGGAAGACGCTCAACATCGATCACGATATCGACTACGGCAACGCCGTGTTGAAGACCGTGAATGTGGCAGATAATCCAGACCTCAAGCCCTTCTTCGACCGCGGTGGCAAGCTGCTCATGTATCACGGCTGGAGTGACGGCAACAGTCCGTTGACAAACATCGAGTACCTGGATGAGGTCAAGAAGACAGTCGGCGTGGAGCAGACAGAAGACTCCATGCGGCTGTTTGCGATTCCTGCCATGGGGCATTGCTCCGGTGGATCGGGCTGCGACACCTTCGACAAGCTGGCCGTACTCGATGCATGGAAGGAGACCGGCAAGGCTCCGGAGAAGATCATTGCCTCAAAGATTCAGAATGGCAAAGTAATCCGTACGCATCCGATCTGCGCGTGGCCCATGGTGGCCAGTTATCAAGGCAGCGGCGACCT
Proteins encoded in this window:
- a CDS encoding tannase/feruloyl esterase family alpha/beta hydrolase is translated as MGFGKDHGRAKRFTWRRHSFAFSLATMAFILMGEAKQGTAQQSGSEASCANLAKLTIPEATITMAKVVLPMEFQFPQSRSNRAPGGPGGAVRPGAPEGGPGGPPSGGLGAGPGGNNMSLAPFYPKDTTNHVSFCRIAATLKPSGDSNIKVEVWMPVTGWNGKMMGAGDFGWAGHIMYAGLLVALEHGYAAVSTDTGHDESLDNGAFALDHPDKMIDYGYRAAHNMTVYAKQVIQAFYGRPAAHAYWFGCSLGGQMGMTEIQRFPEDYDGAIIGAPANPIVDLNFYQIWPSLLIAQNPARQLGRDKANMLAAAVMAKCDALDGAKDGEIENPLACDFDPATLLCKGADDGKCLTAPQLEFVQMLYAGPVDSKGRKRHTGAAKGTEASFGGYTADSAMGVATALFKYMIFQNPNWDWKTLNIDHDIDYGNAVLKTVNVADNPDLKPFFDRGGKLLMYHGWSDGNSPLTNIEYLDEVKKTVGVEQTEDSMRLFAIPAMGHCSGGSGCDTFDKLAVLDAWKETGKAPEKIIASKIQNGKVIRTHPICAWPMVASYQGSGDLNAAANFACVKK